The Agarilytica rhodophyticola genome has a window encoding:
- a CDS encoding helix-turn-helix domain-containing protein has protein sequence MHLYPSPWLTNSLGAVRPNLDLCKIYRTRIIDSAPFFFFSMHGNFYKNLQQKPEIKNCDNHLLLDIGMLAVYLVLMMTMLSFGILILHKKHYSNMLGYFCISMALYQGLVVLDAIDIYIAPRLYFLLLGICFLPGPLLLGYVGEIVEKKLIYFRDFLFVFLPFLLAIYVTNINSVDAFYGFSNRENYLEDNFVDIYNVVSILAGAHIIFYVGQSIALIYEYRIQWYNIKTQPLPLTWYQMVCTIAFFLVCALCQVISAFLHPDGDPISIGDITAVIWMVYLNIILLLYLYKASIVNLKLSKIRFLKSDNADGTPEPAVLTATESEPLNDDALDYILAEIKENKYFLMQDLTLQELSSRLEIKPYLLSEYLNKNSNTNFYSFINGLRIDEAKKLLKEKPHLSVSVVKDMCGFKSRASFYNNFKKNEGCTPLAYRKNNCLS, from the coding sequence GTGCATTTATACCCTTCCCCTTGGCTTACCAATAGTCTAGGGGCTGTTCGCCCCAACTTAGATCTTTGTAAGATATATCGCACACGAATAATAGATTCTGCGCCGTTTTTTTTCTTTTCGATGCATGGTAACTTTTATAAAAACCTGCAACAAAAACCAGAGATAAAAAACTGCGACAACCACTTGCTTTTGGATATAGGAATGTTAGCCGTCTACCTTGTATTAATGATGACTATGCTGTCATTTGGAATTCTCATCTTACATAAAAAACACTATTCAAACATGTTGGGCTATTTCTGTATCTCGATGGCACTTTATCAAGGCTTGGTTGTACTTGATGCCATCGATATCTATATAGCACCACGCTTATATTTTTTATTACTGGGCATTTGTTTCCTACCTGGGCCTCTTCTACTAGGATATGTGGGCGAGATTGTAGAAAAAAAATTGATCTATTTTCGCGATTTTCTGTTCGTTTTTCTTCCATTTTTGTTGGCCATCTATGTCACCAATATCAATTCCGTCGACGCTTTCTACGGTTTTTCCAATAGGGAGAATTACCTGGAAGATAATTTTGTCGACATTTATAACGTGGTGTCTATCCTTGCTGGCGCCCATATTATTTTCTATGTTGGCCAGTCCATAGCGCTTATCTATGAATATCGAATTCAATGGTACAACATAAAAACCCAACCGCTGCCGCTTACTTGGTATCAAATGGTGTGTACCATTGCGTTTTTTCTTGTGTGTGCACTTTGCCAAGTGATCAGTGCTTTTCTTCACCCCGATGGTGATCCTATATCCATAGGCGACATCACCGCTGTTATTTGGATGGTCTATCTTAATATTATCTTACTGCTTTATCTCTATAAGGCATCCATTGTCAACTTAAAACTCAGCAAAATCCGTTTCTTAAAATCAGACAATGCAGATGGAACCCCAGAGCCAGCGGTGCTTACTGCCACCGAGAGTGAACCACTCAATGATGATGCTCTGGACTACATTTTAGCGGAGATTAAAGAAAACAAATATTTTCTCATGCAAGATCTCACCTTGCAGGAACTATCATCTCGTTTAGAAATAAAACCCTACTTACTTTCAGAGTATTTAAATAAAAATAGTAATACGAACTTCTACTCATTTATTAATGGATTAAGAATAGACGAAGCAAAAAAGCTATTAAAAGAAAAACCTCACCTATCCGTTAGCGTTGTCAAAGATATGTGTGGATTTAAATCACGTGCCTCGTTTTACAATAATTTTAAGAAAAACGAGGGTTGCACTCCCTTGGCTTACAGGAAAAATAATTGTTTGTCATAA
- a CDS encoding PilZ domain-containing protein → MEHRKGSRVTIHYPVTVYKNKKKLGTYLTRNISLGGLFLEGCSQKISPDEVLSLEIKPSAKTLANITLSAKAFVIHCSAQGAGLMWIDNNDIFRQPLYDFIRDLSQEKSTR, encoded by the coding sequence ATGGAGCATCGTAAAGGTTCGAGAGTTACTATACATTACCCGGTTACGGTTTATAAAAATAAGAAAAAGTTAGGTACATATCTCACACGTAATATCAGTCTTGGCGGCTTATTTTTAGAAGGCTGTTCACAGAAAATATCACCAGATGAGGTACTTTCTCTTGAAATCAAACCATCAGCTAAAACACTAGCAAACATCACCCTATCTGCAAAAGCCTTTGTCATCCACTGTTCAGCGCAAGGCGCAGGACTTATGTGGATCGACAATAACGATATATTTCGTCAACCACTATATGACTTCATACGAGATTTATCACAAGAAAAGTCTACTCGGTAA
- a CDS encoding cytochrome C: MKPLIVLVCILLTCACARKVDSPYGFSLPEGDSKKGEEVFLYFSCLSCHTLADYKVDDIKQDIEKRVALGGEYSKVKTYAELVTSVINPSHKLAKGYTVDEISNDEGKSKMRNYNEVMTVDELVNLVSFLQPYYTVKPATHTQYKVYYP; this comes from the coding sequence GTGAAACCTTTGATAGTTTTAGTTTGTATATTATTAACTTGTGCTTGTGCTAGAAAAGTAGATTCACCGTACGGTTTTAGTTTACCGGAGGGCGATAGTAAAAAAGGAGAAGAGGTATTTTTATATTTTAGTTGCTTATCCTGCCACACACTTGCAGATTACAAAGTAGATGATATCAAGCAAGATATAGAAAAAAGAGTCGCCTTAGGTGGTGAATATAGCAAAGTAAAGACTTATGCAGAGCTGGTAACATCAGTAATAAACCCTTCTCACAAATTAGCAAAAGGATATACCGTTGACGAGATAAGTAACGATGAAGGGAAATCTAAAATGCGAAATTACAATGAAGTTATGACTGTAGATGAACTGGTTAATTTAGTTTCTTTTCTACAGCCCTACTACACAGTTAAGCCGGCAACACATACACAGTATAAAGTATATTATCCTTAA
- a CDS encoding Hsp20/alpha crystallin family protein → MSLMSHDSIFNFDDLFEHFYPALPKSSLKSDFFSPRVDVKEKKDHYEIAVDLPGVDKKDVSVTLENGVLTLEATTEDERTEEKDGRIIRKERRSGKFMRSFTIGNNVHEADINANFKNGVLTLIAPKIQESTVQSKRIDIN, encoded by the coding sequence ATGAGCTTAATGTCACATGACTCAATTTTTAATTTTGATGATTTATTTGAACATTTTTACCCCGCTTTACCTAAGAGCAGTTTAAAAAGTGATTTTTTCTCTCCTCGAGTGGATGTAAAAGAAAAGAAAGATCACTATGAAATAGCGGTTGATTTACCCGGCGTCGATAAAAAGGATGTTTCCGTAACGTTAGAAAATGGTGTACTAACACTGGAAGCTACTACTGAAGATGAGAGAACAGAAGAAAAAGATGGACGAATTATTCGCAAAGAACGACGCTCAGGAAAATTTATGCGCAGCTTTACCATAGGTAATAATGTGCACGAAGCGGATATTAATGCAAATTTCAAAAATGGTGTGTTAACTCTGATCGCACCTAAGATACAAGAGTCTACCGTGCAATCTAAGAGAATTGACATTAACTAG